In the Deinococcus yavapaiensis KR-236 genome, CAACCGTCCGGGCTTGCCCGACGAGGTGGCCCTCGGGCTCACGTACGAGCAACTCGACGACTACTTGGAGGGCCGCGAGGTACCGTCCGACGTCGCCGAGCGCATCGAGCGCATCTGGACGGTGACGCGGCACAAACGCGCCTTGCCGGTCACGCCGTCCGACCATTGGTGGCGGTGACCGAGCGCGTCACATGCCGGAGGTGACGAGGCGCCCGTCGAGAAGGTGCAGCGTTCGATCGGCCTTCGAGGCGAGGCGTTCGTCGTGCGTGACGAGCAGGACCGCCGCCCCCTCGGTGCGCGCGAGGTCGAGCAGCATGTCGGCGACGTTCTCGGCGTTCACGCGGTCCAAGCTGCCCGTCGGCTCGTCGGCGAGCAACGCGGCGGGTCGCGCGAGCATCGCGCGCGCGAGCGCGGCACGCTGACGCTCTCCGCCCGACAGTGCGTTCGGCAGCAAGTCGGCCTTCGCTGCGAGGCCGACACGAACGAGCAATTCGGTCGCCCGCTCGCGAGCGTCGCGGCCGAGGACGAGCGCGGGCAAGGCGACGTTGTCGAGGACGCTGAGGTCAGGCAGCAGGTAATGATGCTGAAAGACGAGGCCGACGCGAGACGCGCGCAAGCCCGCTCGCGCTTCGACGTCGAGGCGGTCGACGCGAGACGCGCCCCACAAGATCTCGCCGCCCGTGGGCGTGTCGAGCCCGCCCAGAAGGTGCAGCAGCGTACTCTTGCCGCTTCCGCTCGGGCCGGCCACGGCGACGACTTCGCCGGGCGCGACGCCGAGGCTGACGCCGTGCAAAACGGCGGTACGTCCGTACGCGTGTGAAAGCGAGCGGGCTTCGAGGACGAAGGTCACGAGCGGCATGCTAGCGCACGCGCGCGGACGTGCGGCGCTTCTCGTAACGCCACTGAGACAGCCTTGTGGTATAAGAAGCACCGATGGCCGTTCGCGACGCCTTGCTGCGCTCTCCCCTCTTTCAAGACGCGCCGACTCGCATTCTCGACTTCGCCGTTCGCGCGGTCGTGGAGAGAACGTATGAAGCGCACGAAGCCATCGTGACCCAAGACACGCAGGGTGAAGCTTTGTACTTCCTGCAAGAAGGACGCGCGCGCGTCCTTCGCGAGAGCGCGACGGGCCGAGAGCGCATCGTGGGCTTTTTGTACTCCGGCGACGTGTTCGGCGAAGGGGCGGCGCTCGGCGGTCCCGGTCGAGGCGCGACCGTGGTCGCCGAGACGACCGTGCGCGCGCTCGTGATGTACCGCAGCGAACTCTCGACCTTGTTCGAACGGCATCCGAAGATGCTGTGGAATCTCGCGCGGCTTCTCGCGCGGCGCGTGGACGCGTTGAACGAGGAGCTCATCGCGATGAGTCTGGACTCGGAGGCGAGCATGGCCCACCTTCTGCTGAAGGTGTACCGCCAACGCGGCGCGGCGGGCGAAGGCGACGCGGCGTTTTTGCCGCTCACGTCGCCCGATCTCACGGCCTGCCTCGGCACCTCGCGCGAGACGACGGCGCGCACGCTGAAGAAATTCACCTCGCGAAAACTCGTCAAAGTGGAAGGCGGCGGGCTGAGGTTGCTGGACGTGGACGGCATCGAGCGAACGCTGTACGACAACGACTGAGACGCGCCCGCCACGGTCGGGTATGCTGACGCGCATGGCAAGACTTCGTATCGTCGAGGGCGACGCGATCTTCCTCGGGCGTTTTGTCAAGGAGGACGTGCCCGACATCGCGCGTCACTTCCAAAACCTCGAGCTCACCGCGTACCTGGGTTCGATCGGCGCGACGTACACCGTCGAGGAAGAGCAAGGCTGGTACGACGCCGAGAGCAGGCAAACGGCCGAGCGCAGGACCTTCGCGGTGTTCGAAAAGGCGCTCGAGCGTCTCATCGGAGCGGTCAGCTTGTTCGACATCAACCACCGCCACGGCACGGCCACCCTCGGCGTCGTGATCTACGATCCCGAGGATTGGGGGCGCGGATTCGGCAGTGAGGCCGTGCGACTCGCCGTCGCGTACGGCATGTTCTTCTTGGATCTGCACAACGTCATGCTGCAAGTCTTCGCGTACAACGAGCGGGGCGTGGCGGCGTACCGAAAAGTCGGGTTTCGCGAGATCGGGCGGCGTACGGGCGCGGTCGTCCTCGGCGGGCAGCGCTTCGACCAGGTGTACATGGAGATCACGCGGGACAGCGTCGACTTGACGGCGATGCGGGCCCTGATTCGGCAGTTGAGGTGAATCGTGCAGCGAAGCAATCACGCCAGCGGCGGCAAGTGGGAAGGCATCGTGGGGTACTCCAGGGTCGTGCGCGTCGGCCCGTTCGTGTACGTTTCGGGAACGACGGCGGCCGACGAGAGCGGGCACGTGAGCGGCGACGCGTACGAGCAGACGGCGCGCACGCTGGACAACTTGCAGCGAGCGTTGGCATCGGCGGGCGCGCGCATCGAGGACGTCGTGCGGACGCGGATGTTCGTGAAGAACATCGACGATTGGGAAGCGGTCGCGCGCGCCCACGGCGCCGTCTTCGGCGCGGTGCGGCCCGCCGCGACGATGGTGGAAGTGTCTCGCTTCATCACGCCCGAGATGCTGGTGGAGATCGAAGCGGACGCGGTCGTCACTTCGTAACGTTTCTCTTTTTCTTTTCTTCACGCGGTCATCCCTTACACTGGGATCTTGACTGGAGGCGTCATGACGGTAGCGCAGAACAACTGGTTGGACTTGGAGCTCAGCCTCGACAGCGGGATCTACAACAAGCACCACGTCGTCATGGTGCGCGGCGAGGGCGCGCACGTCTGGGACGAGAACGGGCGCGAGTACATCGATTGTGTCGGCGGCTATGGCGTCGCGAACGTCGGGCACGGCAATGCGGACGTCGTGAAGGCCGTGCAGGACCAAGCGGCGAAGCTCATGATCATGCCGCAGACTCTGCCGAACGACAAGCGCGCCGAGTTCCTCAAGGAGCTCACGGACGTGTTGCCGAGCGAGCTTTCGCGGGTGTTTTTGTGCAACTCGGGCACGGAAGCGATGGAGGCGGCGAAGAAGTTCGCGATCACGGCGACGGGCGGGCGCACGCGGTTCGTGTCGATGAAGCGCGGCTTCTCGGGACGCACGCTCGGCGCGCTCGCGCTGACGTGGGAACCGAAGTACCGCGAGCCTTTCGGAAGTGCCGTGGACGACGCGCACGTGACCTTCGTGACGTACGGCAACGTCGAAGAGTTGCGCGCGGCCCTCACGGACGACGTCGCGGCCGTCATCTTGGAGCCCGTGCAAGGTGAGGGCGGCGTACGCCCTGGAGACGCGGCGTTCATTCAAGCGGCGCGCGAGCTCACGCGTGAAAAGGGTGCGTTGCTGATCCTCGACGAGATCCAGACGGGCTTTTGCCGCACAGGTCATTTCTTCGCCATGGAGCACTTCGGCGTCGTGCCCGACGGCGTGACGCTCGCCAAGGCGATGGCGGGCGGCGTTCCGATCGGAGCGTTCGTGATGACGACCGAAGTCGCCGACCGCATGCCGAAGGGCGGGCACGGCACGACGTTCGGCGGCAATCCCCTCGCGATGGCGGCGGGCGTCGCCGCCATCCGCTTCATGCGCCGCGAGCGCCTTTGGGAGCAAGCGGCGGCGAAGGGCGACTACTTCATGGAGAAGTTGCGCGCCATCAAGAGCTCGAAGATTCGCGAAGTGCGCGGCCTCGGCCTCATGATCGGCGTGGAGCTCAAGGAAAAGAGCGGCCCGTACATCACGGCCCTGGAGCATGACGAGGCCGTGCTGACCCTGCAGGCGACGCCGCTCGTCGTGCGCTTCCTGCCGCCCCTCACGATCTCGTACGAGGACATCGACAAGGTCGTCGCGGCGTTCGAGCGCGTCTTGGAGCGCGTCAATCCGCGCGAAGTGTCCGCCGAGCAGGTGAAGGAAGAAAAGCAGACGGAGTGAAGGTGGTTCTCGCCGCCACGCGCGGCGAGGAAGGTCGAAGGGGCGGGTCTGTGACCCGCCCCTTCGACCTTCCTCGCGACGTTCAGGAACGATTCCACCGAAGCGCGCCGCGCCAACCGCGTTCGTGAACGAGTCGGGCCGCTCGGCGCGTCGCCTCGGCGTAGGCGGCGTTCAGCGTGCGCTCGTCGCGGTCGGCGAGCAAGCGATCGAGTTCGGCGTTCGAGGCGTGCTCCAAACCCGTCTTCGCGTTCGTAGCGGCCGCGCCTTGCCCGGCGAAGATTCGAGCGAGCCCTTCGGCGAGCCAGCGCGGCAGCGTCTTGGGTTGGGCGACGTGGAAGAGTTCGTGGCGAATCGTGAGGGGCAGCGAGCCTCGAACTTGCAGGGCGCCCAGCCGCTGAGTGTGAATGGTCGCGCCGCTCGTGACGGCCGCGACGAACCACGCTTCGCCCGTCGCGCGCGCGAAGTCGCGTGCGTCTTTGGCGACGCGAATCGTGACGGGCGGCAACGTCAGGCCAAGCGCTTCGAGGTCGCTTCGCGCCGAGCGCCAAGCTCGCGTGACGGCGGGCACGTACGCCTTGTCGCCGACGTCCGAGTAGCGCACGGTGAGGCCGCGCGGCGTCTCCCCTCCGCCCGCGGGCGCCGAGAAGGCGTGGGCCGCGAGCAGGACGAGAACGGCGAGCAGCCTTCTCACTCAAGGCCTCCGATTCATCGTCCTCGGTCCTTCACCGTGAAGGTGGCGGCGGGACCGTCGCCTCGCACGTCGGGGTCGTACATGAGTTCGGCGTGCGTCGGGAGGGCGGTGAACGTGCCGGGCGTCGTGGCGCGCAGAACGTACTGCATCGTCTGCCAACCCTCGACGTAATCCGCGTAGAGGTCGACGCGGTCGTCTCGGAAGTCGCGGCCCGCGTACCAGAAGTTCCAAGCGTCGAGGTCGTCGGAGTTCTGAAGACCCTGGATGACGAGCGAGCGTTCGTCGAGGGGCCGCAGACCGGCGGGAAGCGGATCGGACACGAGGACGTAGCGGGCCGCTCGGTCCGGGCGTACCTTGACGGTCACGAGGACGAGGTCGCCGACGGCGACCGAGTCGAGCTTTCCGCCTCGCAGCAAGGGCGTGCGCGCGTAGTTCATGCGCTTCTCCTTGGCGTTCCAAGTCGCGACGAGCTTTTCGAAGGTGCGCGCGATTCGCAGGCCCCGCGTGGCGTCGCCCGAAAGCTCGGCCGGTTCGCGCGAGACGTCGAGGCTGCCGGAGAAGGTGAGGCCCGGCGTGTTGGCCGCCGTGACACGCAAGACGTTCGCGCCCTTCTTGAGCGCGCCTCCGAGTTTGGCGGCGTTCAGTTCCAAAGCGCCTCGCGAGAAGTCGACGCGGCCGAGGTCACGTCCGTTGAGGATGACGCTCGCCGCACCGCTCGGGGTCTTCGCCCGTGGCAAGGCCAGGGCGGCGGTCACGACGGACGTCGTGTCTTGGGTGCTGAGCCAGCGCGGCCCGCGTCGCGCGTTCAGCAGCCAGCGGCTCGACGAGGCGATCAAGGCGCTGTCGGGGCGAAGTTTGGCGAGGGCCTCCAGGGCGACGGCCGTGACTTGGATGTCGTTGTCGTGCCAGTACCACAGCCAGTCGTCGCGGTCGCGCGGCGTCTGCCAAAAGACCAGAGCGTCCTTGGCGCTCGATTTGCGTGCGCTCACGAGTCGGTCGAGAACGTCCGACGCTGCCGACGTTCGTCCGACGGCGCTCAGGGCCAGCGCGAGGTTCGCCAGCGCGTACGAATCGAGGTCCTTGCGGCGCGCGAGACCGAGGGTCGTGGGAACGTCGGCGCGGCCCGTCTCGGCGAGGGCCCGCAACGCGGCGGCGCGCACGGCGAGCGGTTCCTTGTCCGTCTTGACGGCCTTGGCGACGTACGTCACGGCGCGGTCGAGGGCGGCGTTGTCGACGTTCACGCCGAGCGCCTTGGCTTTCGTGAGGCCGCGCAGGACGTACGCGCTCATCTCCAAGGTGGACGCGTCGAATTCCCAGAAGCCCCAGCCGCCGTCTTCGTGTTGGAAGTCCAGCAGTCTCGTCACGCCGAGCGACACGATGTCCGGCAACGCCTTGCGAATGTCGGCGGGCAAGGCGTTCTCGCCGAGCGCCTCCTTCGCGAGCAGGGCAGGCAGGAAGCGGCTCATCGTCTGCTCGGTGCAGCCGTAAGGGTAACCGACGAGATACTCCAAGGCGGGCGTGACGGCGCTCAGCAACGACGGCGAGACATCGACGCGCAACGAGGCCGTGGCGAGGTTCGCGTCGGCGGGCACCGTGAGAGTCGCGTCGGGCCGCGCGGCGCTTCCGGTCGCCGTGATCGTCGTGGCGTATCCGCGCGCCTTGACGGGCAAGGAAAGCTTGAGGGCGTCCGAGGCGAGGTTCGTGCGCGCGGAGAAGGTGACGGTGGCCGTACCTGGATTTTGCGCCTGCACGTCGAAATCGATGCGGGCGCGGCCGTTGGCGGGCACGTCGATCGTGCCAGCGACGCTTCCCGCCTCGCGAAGGGTGAGGTTGGCGAGGTCGACGTTCGCGCGACCTTGCGCCGCCTGCCTCACGGTGCTTTGCACGATCCCCGACAAGGTCGCCGTGTCGCCTCGTACGAGGAAGGTCGGCAGGGAGAGGCGCGCGACGATGTCCTTCGTGACGAGGGTGTCGGCGGTCGTCTGACCGAAGCGGGCACCGATCGTGTGGGCGCGGGCCGTCGTCACCCACGTCGTGAGGTTGTCGGGGAACTTCACGTTGACGCTCGCCTTGCCGTTGGCGTCCGTGAGGAGATTCGGCACCCACAAGATGGTGTCGCGGAAGTCTTCGCGCGGCTCTTCGGGCGCGGCTTCCTGCGTGCGGTCTTCTTTCGCTTGGCCGAAGGCCGCCTCGTTCATGGGCGCGCGAGGAGCCTTCGCCACTCGGCCGGACTCGAAGTAGAAGCTGAGGCTGGAGTTCGTGCCGACGGTGTTGTCACGCTCCGAGCGAAAGACTTGCAGGATCGGCGTGGACGCGTCGCGCCGCACGAGGTAGATCGCCTTGTCGACGACGCCGAGGGCGAGTTCGGCGGGCACGCCCTGTCCGGCGGCGTTCTTCACGGTGACGTCGAGGGTGCCCGTGTCGCCGGGACGGTACTTGTCTTTGCGCGCCTTGACATTCACGGTGAGGGCGGCGCTCGCGTCCGGGACGCGCACCTTGGCCTCGCTCGTGTAGAGGTTGCCGCTTCCGAGCGCCGTGACGGACACGAACACGTTCGGGGCCATGTCCTTGGTCACTTCAAAGCGGTACGTCAACGTCGAACCCGACGAGCGCAGCACGACGGCGCGGCGCACGCGATCTCCCTCGATCGTGACGAGGACGGGCGCGCCGGGATTCGGATTGCCGATGAGGGCGGTGACCGTGTCGCCGGGCGCGTACGAGCGCTTGTCGAGACGCACGGTCATGTCGCGGTAGTTCCAGCCCCAATTTTCGCCGGGCGACAGCACCCAGGCGAAGCTCTCGGAAGTGGACGTACGCCCTCGGTCGTCACGAACGGTGGCGCGCATGAGATAGCCACCTCCGCGCTTCGGACGAACGGTGACGCCGCCGTCGCCGTTCGCGCCCGTGGTCGTGGTCGTCTTCGCCTCGGTCGTTTCACGCAGCGTCCAGCGACCTCCCACCTTCTCGTACGTTTGCCGGACGAGTTCCACCGTGACGTTCGAGCGCGTCGGGCGATCACGAAAGTCTCGCGTGTTCAGCGAAAGTCGTACGGGGTCGCCCACGTCGTACACGTATCCGTCCGTGCGCGAGTAGACGTTGACGGCGGCCGGAAACGCGAGGACGCGCGCGAAGCCGCTGACACTCTTGCGCGACTCGTCTTCCACTTCCGCTTCGACGCGGTACGTCACGGGACGTCCGTTTTCGTCACGCTCCAGAGGAAGCGTGAGATTAAACTCGCCGTTGCCGTCGAGGCGCGCCTCCTCGTTGACGACGAGGTCCGAGCCGTAGTCGTAACCGTCGTCGGACGGTGGAAGGCTGTCCTCGTCGAGTCCGTACGGATAGTACGGCGAGCGCGTGACGTTGTACGTGACGTGCGCGCCCGACACGGCGCCGCCGAACAGGTACTTCGCGGCGATCTTGACGCTCAACTTGTCGCCTTGCACGGCGGTGACGGCAGTCGGGGTGACGGTCACTTCGTACTCGGGCTTTTGGTACGCCTCCACGCCGAAGGTGCCCTCGACGGCGCCGTACGGCAAGTCCTCGCCGTTCGGGCGAACGTCGAAGCGGTACTCGCCGAGCTTCGCGCCCGCCGGAAGGTCGAACTTCGCCGAGAACGAGCCGTAAGCGTTCGTGGCGAGGCTGCCTCGATACACTTCGCCGTCGAACGGATCGCGTACCGAGACGCGCACGGTGGTCTTCGCGAGGGGAGCGAGGCTTCCCGAGCGGCGCAGCACCCCCTTGAACTCCACGCTGTGTCCGGGTCGGTACACGGGGCGGTCCGTGTACACGTAACCGCGAATCTTGGGTGCGGCCCACTGATTCCACGACGCGCTCGACACCGCCCACTCGTCGCGCGCGCGGGCGAGGAAGAACTCGCCGTCGTTCGCCGCGCTCGAAAAGCGCGCCACGCCGTCCGCGTTCGCCGCCTTGCTCGTCGCGCGACCACCGGAGACTTGCCAAATCGTCGCCGCCCTCGTCGCGCCCGTTCCTCGGTCCGCCGTGTACGTGAGGGCGTCCGCCGACGAGCGCTTCACGACGAGCCCGAGGTCCGTCACGAGCAGCAGGGTTCCGACGTTTCCGGCGCGAACGCGGTACAGTCCCGACCGCAAGCGTCCGAAGTTGACCTCGCCGTAGGCGTTCTTTCCCGTGCGTACCTCGCGGACGAGTTGCACGCGCGCGTTCGCCGGCAACGTCGGGCGGCTGGGGTTCGGCGTGTTCAGGAAGACGACATCCGGATTGAGGATGCGTTCCAAGCGCAGGTTGGTTCTCGGGGGGGCGTTCACGCCGACGCGAACGTCCTGGGACGGGCGGAACACGCCGCCGTACAAGTTGATTTCCTGCTGGGCGGGCGCGAGCGAGGCGGCGAGCAGAATGGTGAGCAGGAGCGGTTTGCGAACCTGAGATTGCATGAAATCCTCCTGAAAAGCCGTACGATCAGCTTACATGGGCGCTTTCGCACGTACATGACCTCGCCGTCAGCTTCGCCGCGTGCCGCCCCCGCCTAACGTGCGTTAGACTGCCCGCATGACTTCGATCAACGGCGCGTGGCAAGACGCGCTTTCACGGCTCGCGGCGGACTTGGAGACGGTTCGGCAAGGCGGCGGCCGAAAGGCGGCGGCTCGGCAGCACGACAAGGGACGCCTCACGGCGCGCGAACGCATCGCGCGGCTCGTCGACGACGGCACGCCCTTCGACGAGCTCATGACCTTCGCCGGTTGGGACATGTACGAGGAGGCGGGCGGTTGCCCGTCGGGTGGAACCGTGGTCGGCATCGGGCAAATCGGTGGGCGACCCTGGATGATCGTCGCGAACGACGCCACCGTGAAGGCGGGCGCCTTCTTTCCCATCACGGCCAAGAAGGTCATTCGCGCGCAAACCATCGCCTTGGAAAACCGCTTGCCGGTCGTGTACCTCGTGGACTCAGCGGGCGTGTATCTGCCAATGCAAGACGAGATCTTCCCCGACCAAGACGACTTCGGACGCGTGTTCTACCTCAACGCCCGCCTCTCCGCGCTGGGCGTGCCGCAAATCGCGGCGATCATGGGCAACTGCGTCGCGGGCGGAGCGTACCTTCCCGTGATGTGCGACACCTTGATCATGACCGAGGGCTCGGGCCTGTACCTCGCGGGACCTGCCCTCGTGAAGGCCGCCATCGGCCAAGTGGTGGACT is a window encoding:
- a CDS encoding ABC transporter ATP-binding protein, with the translated sequence MPLVTFVLEARSLSHAYGRTAVLHGVSLGVAPGEVVAVAGPSGSGKSTLLHLLGGLDTPTGGEILWGASRVDRLDVEARAGLRASRVGLVFQHHYLLPDLSVLDNVALPALVLGRDARERATELLVRVGLAAKADLLPNALSGGERQRAALARAMLARPAALLADEPTGSLDRVNAENVADMLLDLARTEGAAVLLVTHDERLASKADRTLHLLDGRLVTSGM
- a CDS encoding Crp/Fnr family transcriptional regulator; protein product: MAVRDALLRSPLFQDAPTRILDFAVRAVVERTYEAHEAIVTQDTQGEALYFLQEGRARVLRESATGRERIVGFLYSGDVFGEGAALGGPGRGATVVAETTVRALVMYRSELSTLFERHPKMLWNLARLLARRVDALNEELIAMSLDSEASMAHLLLKVYRQRGAAGEGDAAFLPLTSPDLTACLGTSRETTARTLKKFTSRKLVKVEGGGLRLLDVDGIERTLYDND
- a CDS encoding GNAT family N-acetyltransferase; protein product: MARLRIVEGDAIFLGRFVKEDVPDIARHFQNLELTAYLGSIGATYTVEEEQGWYDAESRQTAERRTFAVFEKALERLIGAVSLFDINHRHGTATLGVVIYDPEDWGRGFGSEAVRLAVAYGMFFLDLHNVMLQVFAYNERGVAAYRKVGFREIGRRTGAVVLGGQRFDQVYMEITRDSVDLTAMRALIRQLR
- a CDS encoding RidA family protein, whose translation is MQRSNHASGGKWEGIVGYSRVVRVGPFVYVSGTTAADESGHVSGDAYEQTARTLDNLQRALASAGARIEDVVRTRMFVKNIDDWEAVARAHGAVFGAVRPAATMVEVSRFITPEMLVEIEADAVVTS
- a CDS encoding aspartate aminotransferase family protein is translated as MTVAQNNWLDLELSLDSGIYNKHHVVMVRGEGAHVWDENGREYIDCVGGYGVANVGHGNADVVKAVQDQAAKLMIMPQTLPNDKRAEFLKELTDVLPSELSRVFLCNSGTEAMEAAKKFAITATGGRTRFVSMKRGFSGRTLGALALTWEPKYREPFGSAVDDAHVTFVTYGNVEELRAALTDDVAAVILEPVQGEGGVRPGDAAFIQAARELTREKGALLILDEIQTGFCRTGHFFAMEHFGVVPDGVTLAKAMAGGVPIGAFVMTTEVADRMPKGGHGTTFGGNPLAMAAGVAAIRFMRRERLWEQAAAKGDYFMEKLRAIKSSKIREVRGLGLMIGVELKEKSGPYITALEHDEAVLTLQATPLVVRFLPPLTISYEDIDKVVAAFERVLERVNPREVSAEQVKEEKQTE
- a CDS encoding alpha-2-macroglobulin family protein codes for the protein MQSQVRKPLLLTILLAASLAPAQQEINLYGGVFRPSQDVRVGVNAPPRTNLRLERILNPDVVFLNTPNPSRPTLPANARVQLVREVRTGKNAYGEVNFGRLRSGLYRVRAGNVGTLLLVTDLGLVVKRSSADALTYTADRGTGATRAATIWQVSGGRATSKAANADGVARFSSAANDGEFFLARARDEWAVSSASWNQWAAPKIRGYVYTDRPVYRPGHSVEFKGVLRRSGSLAPLAKTTVRVSVRDPFDGEVYRGSLATNAYGSFSAKFDLPAGAKLGEYRFDVRPNGEDLPYGAVEGTFGVEAYQKPEYEVTVTPTAVTAVQGDKLSVKIAAKYLFGGAVSGAHVTYNVTRSPYYPYGLDEDSLPPSDDGYDYGSDLVVNEEARLDGNGEFNLTLPLERDENGRPVTYRVEAEVEDESRKSVSGFARVLAFPAAVNVYSRTDGYVYDVGDPVRLSLNTRDFRDRPTRSNVTVELVRQTYEKVGGRWTLRETTEAKTTTTTGANGDGGVTVRPKRGGGYLMRATVRDDRGRTSTSESFAWVLSPGENWGWNYRDMTVRLDKRSYAPGDTVTALIGNPNPGAPVLVTIEGDRVRRAVVLRSSGSTLTYRFEVTKDMAPNVFVSVTALGSGNLYTSEAKVRVPDASAALTVNVKARKDKYRPGDTGTLDVTVKNAAGQGVPAELALGVVDKAIYLVRRDASTPILQVFRSERDNTVGTNSSLSFYFESGRVAKAPRAPMNEAAFGQAKEDRTQEAAPEEPREDFRDTILWVPNLLTDANGKASVNVKFPDNLTTWVTTARAHTIGARFGQTTADTLVTKDIVARLSLPTFLVRGDTATLSGIVQSTVRQAAQGRANVDLANLTLREAGSVAGTIDVPANGRARIDFDVQAQNPGTATVTFSARTNLASDALKLSLPVKARGYATTITATGSAARPDATLTVPADANLATASLRVDVSPSLLSAVTPALEYLVGYPYGCTEQTMSRFLPALLAKEALGENALPADIRKALPDIVSLGVTRLLDFQHEDGGWGFWEFDASTLEMSAYVLRGLTKAKALGVNVDNAALDRAVTYVAKAVKTDKEPLAVRAAALRALAETGRADVPTTLGLARRKDLDSYALANLALALSAVGRTSAASDVLDRLVSARKSSAKDALVFWQTPRDRDDWLWYWHDNDIQVTAVALEALAKLRPDSALIASSSRWLLNARRGPRWLSTQDTTSVVTAALALPRAKTPSGAASVILNGRDLGRVDFSRGALELNAAKLGGALKKGANVLRVTAANTPGLTFSGSLDVSREPAELSGDATRGLRIARTFEKLVATWNAKEKRMNYARTPLLRGGKLDSVAVGDLVLVTVKVRPDRAARYVLVSDPLPAGLRPLDERSLVIQGLQNSDDLDAWNFWYAGRDFRDDRVDLYADYVEGWQTMQYVLRATTPGTFTALPTHAELMYDPDVRGDGPAATFTVKDRGR